A stretch of the Bacillus licheniformis DSM 13 = ATCC 14580 genome encodes the following:
- the leuB gene encoding 3-isopropylmalate dehydrogenase: MKKRIALLPGDGIGPEVLDAAVDVLKSVAEHYQHEFEFEYGLIGGAAIDEAGAPLPEETVAACKAADAILLGAVGGPKWDQNPSELRPEKGLLAIRKQLDLFANLRPVKVFESLAGASPLKTEYIEGVDFVIVRELTGGLYFGKPSEQYVNQNGEEEAVDTLFYKKSEMERVIREAFQMAQSRKGKVTSVDKANVLESSKLWRKTAEEVAKEFPDVKLEHMLVDNAAMQLIYAPGQFDIIVTENMFGDILSDEASMLTGSLGMLPSASLSSSGLHLYEPVHGSAPDIAGQNIANPLAAILSAAMMLRTSFGLEAEAQAVEHAVDQVLRAGKRTKDLAKGSEHCTTQSITGEVKAALADDNAISNIMTAYV, from the coding sequence TTGAAAAAACGAATCGCACTTTTGCCCGGTGACGGAATTGGTCCCGAAGTATTGGACGCGGCTGTTGATGTGCTGAAAAGCGTTGCTGAACATTATCAGCATGAATTCGAATTTGAATACGGCCTGATCGGCGGGGCGGCAATTGATGAGGCAGGAGCGCCGCTTCCTGAGGAAACTGTCGCCGCCTGCAAAGCTGCGGACGCCATTTTGCTCGGAGCTGTAGGCGGGCCGAAATGGGATCAAAATCCTTCTGAGCTGCGGCCTGAAAAAGGGCTGCTCGCCATCCGCAAGCAGCTCGATCTTTTTGCCAATCTGCGGCCTGTTAAAGTATTTGAAAGCCTTGCGGGAGCTTCTCCGTTAAAAACCGAATATATCGAAGGTGTTGACTTTGTCATCGTTCGCGAGCTGACGGGCGGCTTGTATTTTGGAAAGCCGAGCGAGCAGTACGTCAATCAGAACGGCGAGGAAGAAGCGGTTGACACGCTGTTTTATAAAAAGTCGGAAATGGAAAGGGTCATCAGGGAAGCCTTCCAAATGGCGCAGAGTCGAAAAGGCAAAGTGACCTCCGTTGATAAAGCCAACGTCCTTGAGTCAAGCAAACTATGGCGCAAGACGGCGGAAGAAGTGGCGAAAGAGTTTCCTGACGTCAAGCTTGAGCACATGCTCGTCGACAATGCAGCCATGCAGCTCATCTATGCGCCTGGACAGTTTGATATTATCGTGACAGAAAACATGTTCGGCGATATTTTAAGCGATGAAGCATCGATGCTGACCGGATCGCTCGGCATGCTGCCGTCGGCCAGCTTATCAAGCTCTGGACTTCATTTATACGAACCTGTGCACGGCTCGGCTCCTGATATCGCGGGACAGAACATTGCCAATCCGCTTGCGGCGATCTTGTCCGCGGCTATGATGCTCAGGACGTCATTCGGTCTTGAAGCTGAAGCGCAAGCTGTTGAACATGCAGTCGATCAAGTTCTCCGGGCAGGAAAACGGACGAAGGACCTGGCAAAAGGCTCGGAACATTGCACAACTCAATCGATTACAGGGGAAGTAAAAGCCGCGCTGGCAGACGACAATGCCATTTCAAACATCATGACCGCTTACGTTTAA
- a CDS encoding 2-isopropylmalate synthase, whose product MRKINFFDTTLRDGEQSPGVNLNTQEKLAIAQQLEKLGVNIMEAGFPASSPGDFNAVKEIARTIKNCSVTGLARSVKGDIDSAWEALKDGAEPRLHIFIATSDIHLKYKLKKTREQVLEQAVAMVKYAKERFPIVQWSAEDACRTDLPFLAEIVSEVIAAGADVVNLPDTVGYLAPAEYGNIFRYIKENARNADKVQLSAHCHDDLGMAVANSLAAIENGADQVESVINGIGERAGNASLEEIAVALHIRKDFYQAESTIQLNEIKRTSDLVSKLTGMAVPRNKAVVGDNAFAHESGIHQDGFLKEKTTYEIISPELVGVKTDALVLGKHSGRHAFKDKLQNLGFQLGEEEINKFFNIFKELTGKKKEFTDEDLISLILEEKTADRKIGYDFISLQVHYGTSQVPTATVSLKDQETDQVIQEAATGAGSVEAVYNTLKRCMDKEVQLLDYRIQSNRKGQDAFAQVYVRVMIDGKESGGRGVAQDVLEASAKAYLNAVNRYLVLKTNTEGLSKQAAVGS is encoded by the coding sequence ACATTATGGAAGCGGGCTTTCCCGCTTCATCCCCCGGGGATTTCAATGCAGTAAAAGAAATCGCAAGGACGATTAAAAACTGTTCGGTAACAGGGCTTGCCCGCTCTGTCAAAGGAGATATCGACTCGGCGTGGGAAGCGCTCAAAGACGGAGCTGAACCAAGGCTTCACATTTTTATCGCCACTTCTGACATCCACTTAAAATATAAGCTGAAAAAAACGCGCGAACAGGTTCTGGAACAGGCGGTCGCAATGGTGAAATACGCCAAAGAACGCTTCCCGATCGTCCAGTGGTCTGCCGAAGATGCGTGCCGGACTGATCTTCCGTTTTTAGCCGAGATTGTAAGCGAAGTGATCGCCGCGGGAGCGGATGTCGTCAATCTGCCGGATACGGTCGGTTATTTAGCGCCTGCCGAGTACGGAAATATCTTCCGCTATATTAAAGAAAATGCCCGCAATGCCGACAAAGTCCAGCTTTCAGCCCATTGCCACGATGACTTGGGCATGGCTGTCGCCAACTCTTTGGCTGCGATTGAAAACGGAGCGGATCAAGTCGAATCGGTCATCAACGGCATAGGCGAAAGAGCGGGGAACGCCTCGCTTGAAGAAATCGCCGTCGCCCTCCATATCCGAAAAGATTTCTACCAGGCGGAATCAACGATTCAGCTGAATGAGATTAAACGGACAAGTGATTTAGTGAGCAAGCTGACCGGCATGGCCGTGCCGCGGAACAAAGCGGTTGTCGGCGATAATGCCTTTGCCCACGAATCAGGCATTCACCAGGACGGCTTCTTAAAAGAAAAAACAACATATGAAATTATTTCTCCGGAACTTGTCGGCGTGAAAACGGATGCGCTTGTGCTCGGAAAGCATTCAGGGCGCCACGCATTTAAAGATAAGCTGCAAAACCTCGGATTCCAGCTTGGAGAAGAAGAAATCAATAAATTCTTCAACATTTTTAAAGAGCTTACCGGAAAGAAAAAGGAATTTACGGATGAAGATCTCATCTCGCTGATACTCGAAGAGAAAACGGCAGACCGCAAAATCGGCTATGATTTTATTTCACTGCAGGTTCATTACGGCACCTCCCAGGTTCCGACAGCAACAGTCTCCCTTAAAGATCAGGAAACGGATCAGGTCATCCAGGAAGCGGCGACCGGAGCGGGAAGCGTTGAAGCGGTGTACAACACGCTGAAGCGCTGTATGGATAAAGAAGTCCAGCTCCTTGATTACCGGATTCAATCCAACCGCAAGGGACAGGATGCATTCGCGCAAGTATACGTCAGGGTGATGATCGATGGAAAAGAATCGGGAGGACGCGGGGTTGCCCAGGATGTTCTCGAAGCATCTGCCAAAGCCTACTTGAATGCTGTGAACCGCTATCTCGTATTGAAGACGAATACGGAAGGATTGTCAAAACAGGCGGCTGTAGGATCATAA